In the genome of Pseudomonas putida, one region contains:
- a CDS encoding SulP family inorganic anion transporter, with translation MPRLTHLLPFLTWLPRQSGRSLRQDLLVGLSGAILALPQSIAYALIAGLPAEYGLYAAIVPVLVACLWGSSWHLICGPTAAISIVLYASVSPLAMAGSDDYITLVLLLTFLGGVFQLLLGMLRFGALVNFVSHSVVLGFTLGAAVVIALGQLPNLMGVDLPSQATALRTLRDLIDHVGEVDLPSLALGLATLLIGVSLKLWRPRWPSLLISLVVVSVIAWLLPSAFGHVPRVPAFLGQLPPVSPLPLLDLELILRLLPSAVAVGMLGLVTSLSIARSLSARSEQLIDANQEIRAQGLSNMVGALFSGYLSSGSFTRSGLSYDAGARSPMAGVFSALWVALFAVAGAGLIAHLPIPAMAGSILLICWGLVDHRAIRSLFRVSRSEFLVMALTAAATLLLELQTAIYAGVLASLFFYLKRTSRPRVQQSREGETDVLRVGGSIFFGAAHYLQVRLQRCQGPQVVIDARQINFIDYSGVDMLHREARRLKRSGGSLTLHRARPQVIEELQKLEGAALCPIRFEE, from the coding sequence ATGCCTCGCCTGACCCACCTGCTGCCCTTCCTCACCTGGCTCCCCCGTCAATCGGGCCGCAGCCTGCGCCAGGACCTGCTGGTCGGCCTGAGCGGCGCCATCCTCGCCCTTCCGCAATCGATCGCCTATGCCCTGATCGCCGGGTTGCCCGCCGAGTACGGCCTGTACGCCGCCATTGTGCCCGTGCTGGTGGCGTGCTTATGGGGTTCCTCCTGGCACCTGATCTGCGGCCCGACCGCGGCCATCTCCATCGTGCTCTACGCCAGCGTCAGCCCCCTGGCGATGGCAGGCAGCGACGATTACATCACCCTGGTGCTGCTGCTGACCTTCCTCGGCGGCGTGTTCCAGCTGCTGCTGGGGATGCTGCGTTTCGGGGCGCTGGTCAATTTCGTCTCCCATTCCGTGGTGCTCGGCTTCACCCTCGGCGCCGCCGTAGTCATTGCCCTGGGCCAATTGCCCAATCTGATGGGCGTAGACCTGCCCAGCCAGGCCACGGCCCTGCGCACCCTGCGGGACCTGATCGATCATGTCGGCGAGGTCGACCTGCCGTCGCTGGCCCTGGGCCTGGCGACCCTGCTGATCGGCGTGTCGCTCAAGCTCTGGCGCCCGCGCTGGCCTAGCCTGTTGATAAGTCTGGTAGTGGTCAGCGTGATCGCCTGGCTACTGCCGAGCGCCTTTGGCCATGTGCCCAGGGTGCCCGCCTTCTTGGGTCAGCTTCCGCCCGTGAGTCCCTTACCACTGCTGGATCTGGAACTGATCCTGCGCCTGCTGCCCAGCGCCGTGGCGGTGGGCATGCTCGGGCTGGTGACCAGCCTGTCGATCGCCCGGTCATTGTCGGCGCGTTCTGAGCAGTTGATCGACGCTAACCAAGAGATCCGCGCCCAGGGCCTGTCGAACATGGTCGGCGCACTGTTCTCCGGTTACCTGTCATCGGGCTCGTTCACCCGCTCGGGCTTGAGCTACGACGCGGGTGCCCGCTCGCCAATGGCCGGGGTGTTCTCGGCATTGTGGGTGGCCCTGTTCGCCGTGGCTGGCGCCGGGCTGATCGCACACCTGCCGATTCCGGCCATGGCCGGCAGCATCCTGCTCATCTGTTGGGGGTTGGTGGACCACCGGGCTATCCGTTCACTGTTCCGAGTCAGCCGCTCGGAGTTCCTGGTCATGGCACTGACAGCCGCCGCGACCCTGCTGCTGGAGTTGCAGACGGCGATCTATGCCGGGGTGCTGGCGTCGCTGTTCTTCTACTTGAAGCGTACCTCGCGCCCTCGGGTGCAGCAGAGCCGGGAAGGGGAGACCGATGTGCTGCGAGTGGGCGGGTCGATCTTCTTCGGCGCCGCGCATTATCTGCAGGTGCGCCTGCAACGCTGCCAAGGGCCGCAGGTCGTGATCGACGCACGGCAGATCAACTTCATCGACTATTCAGGGGTGGACATGCTGCACCGCGAGGCGCGGCGCCTGAAGCGCAGTGGCGGGAGCCTGACGTTGCATCGGGCCCGGCCGCAGGTGATCGAAGAGTTGCAGAAGCTCGAAGGGGCCGCGTTGTGCCCGATCCGGTTCGAGGAGTGA